A genomic stretch from Solanum stenotomum isolate F172 chromosome 8, ASM1918654v1, whole genome shotgun sequence includes:
- the LOC125873368 gene encoding uncharacterized protein LOC125873368 isoform X1 gives MEQRSLERVVSQRALQIGSSFPCQICVLGFLSGVCLTSLFLASFGGLSLSSPISTFTSSSTTLISGDCNVKQKNIERRFFSHEKLALGVHERVSLLYSSWGNLVNQSANEGKSNLPKAPHLEDCKLSAETNERLDTRLQNDSFPPWTIWKGQLDNFPWTAEDEQLRYYRHQTVSEGAYPPWIKGSDEENYPLTRKVQRDIWLHQHPLNCSDGNVKFLIADWERIPGFGIGAQIAGMCGLLAIAINEKRVLVTSYYNRADHNGCKGSSRSSWSCYFFPETSPECRDRAFELMKQKEAWEKGIITIKENYTSKEIWSGHTPRSWGKPWSYLQPTTDINGSLIAYHRKMDRRWWRAQAVRYLMRFQTEYTCNLLNQARHAAFGWEAARMVLESQFRDFPEGVDKAAKHDIESFVWSSHKPWSPRPMLSMHVRMGDKACEMIVVGFKEYMHLAERIRKHFPNLKSIWLSTEMQEVVDQSRLYPHWTFYYTNVTRQTGNMTMATYEASLGRETSTNYPLVNFLLASEADFFIGALGSTWCFLIDGMRNTGGKVMSGYLSVNKDRFW, from the exons atgGAACAGAGGTCTCTTGAAAGAGTTGTTTCACAGAGGGCACTGCAAATAGGAAGCTCATTTCCATGCCAAATTTGTGTGCTTGGCTTTCTATCTGGTGTTTGTctcacttctttatttcttgCTTCATTTGGTGGCCTTTCACTTTCATCTCCAATTTCAACATTcacttcttcttcaacaaccTTAATAA GTGGAGACTGCAATGTTAAACAAAAGAATATAGAAAGGCGGTTCTTTTCCCACGAAAAGTTGGCACTGGGGGTACATGAGAGGGTATCATTACTCTACTCATCTTGGGGTAATTTAGTGAATCAATCAGCAAATGAAGGCAAATCCAACTTACCAAAAGCACCTCACTTGGAGGACTGCAAGCTAAGTGCAGAAACAAATGAACGACTTGATACCCGACTTCAAAATGATAGCTTCCCTCCATGGACTATATGGAAGGGACAGTTAGATAACTTCCCGTGGACAGCTGAAGATGAACAGCTTCGATATTATAGACATCAAACAGTATCTGAAGGAGCTTATCCTCCCTGG ATCAAGGGCTCAGATGAAGAGAATTACCCCTTAACGAGGAAGGTGCAACGTGACATATGGCTCCATCAACATCCTTTGAACTGCAGTGATGGAAATGTAAAGTTTCTGATAGCTGACTGGGAGAGAATACCCGGGTTCGGTATTGGTGCACAGATAGCTGGAATGTGTGGTCTTCTTGCAATAGCAATCAATGAGAAAAGGGTTCTTGTTACGAGCTATTATAACCGTGCTGACCACAATGGTTGTAAAG GTTCATCACGCTCCAGTTGGTCTTGCTACTTCTTTCCAGAAACATCTCCTGAATGCAGAGATCGTGCTTTTGAGctcatgaaacaaaaagaagcaTGGGAAAAAGGGATCATAACGATAAAAGAAAACTATACGTCTAAAGAGATATGGTCTGGACACACTCCCAG GTCATGGGGAAAACCTTGGAGTTATTTGCAGCCAACAACAGATATTAATGGAAGTTTAATTGCTTATCATCGCAAAATGGATAGGAGGTGGTGGCGTGCTCAG GCAGTGCGCTACCTAATGCGGTTTCAGACTGAGTACACATGTAACTTGCTAAACCAAGCACGGCATGCAGCATTTGGCTGGGAAGCAGCGAGAATGGTTCTTGAAAGTCAATTTAGAGATTTTCCTGAG GGAGTAGACAAGGCGGCCAAACATGACATCGAAAGTTTTGTATGGTCAAGTCATAAACCTTGGAGTCCTAGGCCAATGTTGAGCATGCATGTTCGAATGGGCGACAAGGCATGTGAGATGATAGTTGTTGGGTTCAAAGAATACATGCATCTTGCTGAGCGGATAAGAAAGCACTTCCCTAATCTTAAGAGCATCTGGCTTTCGACAGAAATGCAG GAAGTTGTAGATCAATCAAGACTGTACCCTCATTGGACGTTTTACTACACAAATGTGACACGCCAAACGGGTAACATGACAATGGCAACTTATGAAGCCAGTCTTGGGAGGGAGACGAGCACGAATTATCctcttgttaattttttgttggCAAGTGAAGCCGATTTCTTCATTGGAGCATTGGGATCGACATGGTGTTTCCTCATAGACGGTATGAGGAATACCGGAGGGAAAGTCATGTCTGGATACTTGAGCGTTAACAAGGATCGATTTTGGTAG
- the LOC125873368 gene encoding uncharacterized protein LOC125873368 isoform X2 translates to MEQRSLERVVSQRALQIGSSFPCQICVLGFLSGVCLTSLFLASFGGLSLSSPISTFTSSSTTLISGDCNVKQKNIERRFFSHEKLALGVHERVSLLYSSWGNLVNQSANEGKSNLPKAPHLEDCKLSAETNERLDTRLQNDSFPPWTIWKGQLDNFPWTAEDEQLRYYRHQTVSEGAYPPWIKGSDEENYPLTRKVQRDIWLHQHPLNCSDGNVKFLIADWERIPGFGIGAQIAGMCGLLAIAINEKRVLVTSYYNRADHNGCKETSPECRDRAFELMKQKEAWEKGIITIKENYTSKEIWSGHTPRSWGKPWSYLQPTTDINGSLIAYHRKMDRRWWRAQAVRYLMRFQTEYTCNLLNQARHAAFGWEAARMVLESQFRDFPEGVDKAAKHDIESFVWSSHKPWSPRPMLSMHVRMGDKACEMIVVGFKEYMHLAERIRKHFPNLKSIWLSTEMQEVVDQSRLYPHWTFYYTNVTRQTGNMTMATYEASLGRETSTNYPLVNFLLASEADFFIGALGSTWCFLIDGMRNTGGKVMSGYLSVNKDRFW, encoded by the exons atgGAACAGAGGTCTCTTGAAAGAGTTGTTTCACAGAGGGCACTGCAAATAGGAAGCTCATTTCCATGCCAAATTTGTGTGCTTGGCTTTCTATCTGGTGTTTGTctcacttctttatttcttgCTTCATTTGGTGGCCTTTCACTTTCATCTCCAATTTCAACATTcacttcttcttcaacaaccTTAATAA GTGGAGACTGCAATGTTAAACAAAAGAATATAGAAAGGCGGTTCTTTTCCCACGAAAAGTTGGCACTGGGGGTACATGAGAGGGTATCATTACTCTACTCATCTTGGGGTAATTTAGTGAATCAATCAGCAAATGAAGGCAAATCCAACTTACCAAAAGCACCTCACTTGGAGGACTGCAAGCTAAGTGCAGAAACAAATGAACGACTTGATACCCGACTTCAAAATGATAGCTTCCCTCCATGGACTATATGGAAGGGACAGTTAGATAACTTCCCGTGGACAGCTGAAGATGAACAGCTTCGATATTATAGACATCAAACAGTATCTGAAGGAGCTTATCCTCCCTGG ATCAAGGGCTCAGATGAAGAGAATTACCCCTTAACGAGGAAGGTGCAACGTGACATATGGCTCCATCAACATCCTTTGAACTGCAGTGATGGAAATGTAAAGTTTCTGATAGCTGACTGGGAGAGAATACCCGGGTTCGGTATTGGTGCACAGATAGCTGGAATGTGTGGTCTTCTTGCAATAGCAATCAATGAGAAAAGGGTTCTTGTTACGAGCTATTATAACCGTGCTGACCACAATGGTTGTAAAG AAACATCTCCTGAATGCAGAGATCGTGCTTTTGAGctcatgaaacaaaaagaagcaTGGGAAAAAGGGATCATAACGATAAAAGAAAACTATACGTCTAAAGAGATATGGTCTGGACACACTCCCAG GTCATGGGGAAAACCTTGGAGTTATTTGCAGCCAACAACAGATATTAATGGAAGTTTAATTGCTTATCATCGCAAAATGGATAGGAGGTGGTGGCGTGCTCAG GCAGTGCGCTACCTAATGCGGTTTCAGACTGAGTACACATGTAACTTGCTAAACCAAGCACGGCATGCAGCATTTGGCTGGGAAGCAGCGAGAATGGTTCTTGAAAGTCAATTTAGAGATTTTCCTGAG GGAGTAGACAAGGCGGCCAAACATGACATCGAAAGTTTTGTATGGTCAAGTCATAAACCTTGGAGTCCTAGGCCAATGTTGAGCATGCATGTTCGAATGGGCGACAAGGCATGTGAGATGATAGTTGTTGGGTTCAAAGAATACATGCATCTTGCTGAGCGGATAAGAAAGCACTTCCCTAATCTTAAGAGCATCTGGCTTTCGACAGAAATGCAG GAAGTTGTAGATCAATCAAGACTGTACCCTCATTGGACGTTTTACTACACAAATGTGACACGCCAAACGGGTAACATGACAATGGCAACTTATGAAGCCAGTCTTGGGAGGGAGACGAGCACGAATTATCctcttgttaattttttgttggCAAGTGAAGCCGATTTCTTCATTGGAGCATTGGGATCGACATGGTGTTTCCTCATAGACGGTATGAGGAATACCGGAGGGAAAGTCATGTCTGGATACTTGAGCGTTAACAAGGATCGATTTTGGTAG